The genome window TCTTCCAGTGAACTCCTTGCTGCCCTGGGGGCTGAGGTTGATGTGGCAAAAGACCCTCCTGCCTGCAAAGAGCCTCCAAAGCAGGGTGAGATCCTGCCATTTGACTGCTTTGTGGAGGCCTGTGGCTGTTAAGGTGACTGTGAGGAGTCAAATGCCTCACCAGCCTGGTGGCCTTCAAAGATGAGACGGCTGGCCAGGCAGATGAGGGCAGAGGAATGAGTGGATGtagtttattttgattttaggaTGGCttccataacatcctcataggcaaACTGGTGAAGTATGCATTAGATAAATGGCAGTGAGAGGGactgagaactggctgaacgGCTGGGCTTGGAGGGTTCTGATCCATggcacaaagtccagctggaggccagttGCCAGTGGGGAACCCCAGGGATCGATACTGGGTCCAGTACTGTTTCATATCctaatgacctggatgatgggacaaagtgcaccctcagcaagtttgcagatgacacgaagctggcaggagcagctgaCACACCAGGGGgatgtgctgccatccagaagAATCTCATTAGGCTGGAAAAATGGGCTAACaaaaacctcatgaagttcaacaaggagaagtgcCAAGTCCTGCCCCTGGGAGGAACATCCCCAGGCAGTAGTACACGCTGGGAGCcaactggctggaaagcagcttggcaaaAAAGGACCTGGAGGACACAAAACGGGACTTGAGCAGCAATGTGGCCTTGCTGCAAAGAAGACCAACaggctcctgggctgcattaggaggagcattgccagcaggttgagggaggtgatccttcccctctgctcataCTGGTGAGACCACtgctggagtgctgggtccagttctgggctccccagtatgaAAGACATAAGGTCATACCGGAGAGAGGCCAGCAAAGGGCCgtgaagatgattaagggagaggagcatctctcctaggaggaaaggctgagagagctgggactgttcatcctggagaagactCAGGGGGATCTTGTCAATGTGCATCTGGGGAGCGAAGTAGATGGGGTCCAACTCTGCTCAGTGGTGGCCAGTGACAGGACAACAGGCAACAGGAAATTCTCTTTAAACACCAGGTAAAACTTTATTACTGAACACTGAGCAGGTTGCCCGgaaaggttgtggagtctccatccctggaaacaaaGTCCATCTGGACATGGCCCTGGGCAGCCTTcccagctgaccctgctttaaGCAGCGGCTGGACTGGACGATCTCCAGGGATGCCTCCAGCCTCAGTCTCTCGCCGGTCCACGTTAAGCAAAGCACTGTGGGACTGGTAGGGGCAGAGCGCTTTGGGTGGCACAGAGCCCGTGGTCCAGCCACCCCTTGGCTCCATGTGCTGCAGTTTACCAACCTTTGATAAACATCTCGCACATAACAGCACGAGCATGCTATGGAGCCTGCCCGGGTTTCTTTTCCAGAGTTGCATAATCTTAGGCAAACATTATGTCTTTTGCTATACAGACACACAGGGAAAACCCCTCTAGTTCAGATAAATAGTTCCCCCCTTTGTGGCCATGCTACTTGGCACATTTTAGTTTCCTTTTGATTTGATGAAATCGAAAATGAACACTGAGTCAGAGTTCAACACACTTGGCTCCAATCTGAACATAtcccattctttttttccttttccttttctaattccCTTCAGCTATTTCACTTTCGTGACATCCTCTGTCATCATTCTGGAATTTCCACTCAGGCTTCTCCCGGCTGCCTCCAGGACTCCCTATTAAAGGGAGCTGAATCCAGCTGCTTCAGTCTGAGCCGCATCTTCCAGAGCTTCTGGTCCTGCTCCGAGTGCCCTCACCCAACACCAAGATGAAGATCTCTGCGGCCGTTTTTGCTCTTCTCCTCATTGCAGCCTCTTGCTCCCAAACTTTCTCTGGCCCAGGTGAGTCCTGCTTTTTTTATATGTGAAGGAAGGACAGATCTGAGCCTTCATTATCATTATCCCCTGGCAGATAACTGggaatttttcagcatttgtacCACTCTCCACTCTGCACTGAAATCATCCATCCatgcatccatccatccatccatccatccatccatgcatccatccatccatccacccatgcatccatccatccatccatccatccatccatctctccTGGGCTCGCGGTGCCTTATTCCTGGTTATAGTtcagggacttcagcctctgccctggggctgggggaggtggggaaacAAAGCTCTGAGCAATGACTGGGTGGGAATCTCCCCCAGCACCTGACAATACCGTTCCTGGcattggaccagatgatccccAGTGCCCATTTCAACCTTAATTATTCTCTAATTCACCTCTCTGTttcctgccagcacagctccctcagCTGATGGGCTTGCTGCTCCCGACATGCAGCCCAGCACATGCTCACgttttctctccctgcctcttCCAGTTGGATCCGACCTCCcaatctgctgcttctcttacATACGCCACAAGCTCCCACAGAAGCTCATCCTGCGTTCTTACAGCACCAGCACCAGTTGCACCCTGCCGGCCATTGTGTAAGTACCAGCGCTGACTCCTGGGTGTAGACAAGCTGGGACAGTGCGGGGACAGCCGCTGTGGGGTGCACGCGGGTGTGCAACCATCTCGGCAGGGTGGCTTTGGGCACGGGGGTCTGTAGGAACAGAGCAGGGTGAGGGGAACCCCAAGGGAAAAGGGCTTACGTGGGGACTGCTGAGGATGCTCTtgtggggacacccagggattTTTCTGCAGGAGTTGAGGAGGCAGGGTGGGAAAAGGGGTGGGAGTTGGGGAAATCACAGCCAGCCACTGGTTTCAACAGCAGCTTAGGGCAGAGGGGAGAACCTCTTGCAATGCCCCAAAGCTGGGATCTAGTGTCTCCTGGATGCAGGTCTGAGCAGAGATCTAATATGTCTCATCCCTGTTCCATAGGTTCATCACAAAGAAAGGCCGCCAAGTCTGTGCCAATCCCAGCGACACCTGGGTTCAAAGTTACCTGCAAAACTTGAAGCAGAATTGAGCAAAGCAAGATGGCAAGTATAGCTGCTGTCATGCACGAGTCGCATTATCCTGAGCTCCTGCGATGGAGCAGGACGCTGGGGcaacaggagctgcaggagcccaCATCATCTGCAGGCTGCTCCAAGGGACTGCTGGAAGGGCACCAGGAGACATCTCATGTCAGGGTGCTGCTGCTTGCACGGACCAGTCTGCAACCTCATCCCTCTGCCCTGACACTTCTGCCCATGGCCTGGGAAGCCCATGGGACTGCACCTCtattgttcttattttaaattatttgagaaaTTATCATATGGCATAGGCAGTACTTTCTTCTGTGGACAATAATGTTATTTATGGGAGGGTGGCAGGGAGGGTATTTATGGGAGAGTGGCTCAGAGTCTCAGTGTTGGATGATGAGTGGCCCAGGCTTACATATGTGAAATCATGATTctaaagaataaagaatttggatgaaacttctttttttcccttttttcccttccctgtggTCTTCACCAGTACAGAGACAGAACCTCACCCTGAGCCCATCGGCACACTGTATATGGCACATGATGATGGGAAATCTGGGTTTGAAGCAAAACGATATAGTTTCCATACTGCAGACATATGAATATCCTCTGACACCTCAACCTCCACCACATACACCCCTGCCTCCCACATCCTCTACAGAATTGGACATGTTTATATGCACATATGAGCCTTATACATACATGAATGCAGTCTCCACACACCCCAAGGCACATCCTATATGCTTGcttgctgctcccagccccacacaccGCACCCCAAACTGGTCCCTGTTTATGCTGCGTGTGCAGCGGGGCGGTGATGGGACACATTGCTGCAAGGGGTAAAATCCTGCCAGAGGCTTtgcagggggagaagggagagcgGCTCATGGTCAGatgggaggaagcagagggcaCGGAGCTCCcgcagtgctggggctgccctgggagcTGGCAGGTACCCGGGGCACAGGAGCTGCTCATCCGCCCTTGTGCCGAGGGTGCTGGGGCCCGGAGCAGGGCCAATTCCCTGCCTGTACCCACCCCTCCTAGCCATTTCCACCAGCTGAGCAGCAGTGTTTCCCAGCACAGagcccaccagcacccacatGCACGCTGTCAGCAGCCCTGTGGTGTATCTCCTCCCACATATCTGCTCCTCTGAGACATCACCCCATCTCTGCCCGCCAGCCCCTGTGCGCAGCTGGATCCTGCCGGGCCCTGACAGTGCtgcctgggaaggggcaggaaccCCAGCCTTCTTTCTGACCACCCCAACAGGGGTTgttcctccctttcccaccaGTAAAATGAAGGGAAGGGTTTGGCTATGCTGCAGGGGTAAAACAGCCACCAGCAAACCTGCTTTCTCCTGGCTGTAGTCATTCCTGGGATGCGCCTTTGCATGGGAATGTGAATGGGCGGGAGTAGGTCCCAAGGGTAAAAGCACACTGCTGGGCACAGCTTGGCCCTGCAATACTGCTCAGACTTCTCTGCTTCTGCACACTGAGAAGAAATGTCCCCAACAGCATGGTCACCCAGAACTGACCTGGCCTTGCAGTGATTCTGTTCCAGTTGGTATTTCTTCCTCCTAATGCAAAAAAGCCTTTCtcttattgtttcattttttcctacagCTATAGGTCACACTTGGCAACCCTGAGGCTGGGAAAGCACCTCCTCATGTCTTGTGATTTCCCTCTCATCTTGTGTTTTCCTGGCTGGAAatctggctgcaggcaggagggctcACGGAGCACCcaaggagcagcagcccagcaaagGGCAGACCCAGCCCAGGCACCATGCTGTGTCCCAGGAGATGGTGCTGGTGATGAGGGACCACGTGGAGGGCTCCCCTCCAGCTCCATGGAGATGTCTCCTGACTGCTCTGCTGCGAGGGTGATTTGGGAGAGGCACAAGCTCTCACTCACCCCTGGCAGGGTCCCTGTGCTTGCCTGGCACAGCAGGGTCCTAGCAGAGAGGGTCAAGTCCAAGCAGGGACAAGGTGGGTCAGCATGTTTGCAAAAATCACGTCCCAGTCTACGGCCAGGGATTGCCATCATGGGGGAGAGACAAAATCTGCAGAGGTGTATCCTGAGCAGCGCTTCCCTGCTGTGCCATGGAACACGGGAGCAAAGACTGGCCACTGCATGGTGGGGTAGAtggacaggagctgctgcccgcAGGTGGAGAGGTGGGGAGCCCGGGAAGGGAGTGTGCTGGGGTCTCCTACCCTTGAGAGCATCCCGACCTCCCCATGCCTCCTGCACACTCAGTCGCCTTTTGTGCCGAGAAGCAGAGTTTGGTGCTGCAGAGGAACTGCGGGAGCCCAAAATAGTCCCTGATGTGGGGCTCTGCGGATTGCAAGGGGACAGAGGATGGATGTCGTGGGTGAGAGGGAACATTTGGGTGGTCTGAGGTTTGCCCCAggcctggggtgcaggggacaggctggagaggcaggaggactcagtgctgcagctggctCTTCTCCGGACAGTCCCTGGCCAGGAGCCCAGGCACATGTGGGAATTTCCTTCTCCAGCCTTTCTGGTTTCGGTTTCCTTTCTGAAGGTCCCGGTGCAGCAGCCAAACCAGCCTGCTCCAGGagccctgctgcccctgccccagacCCATCTCTTCCCCTGTGTCAGGTGCTGTGAGGGCATGGGGCTCCCGTGCCTGCCCACCCTGCCTGGCTGTCCCTGCCGCCCacggggatgggggtgggggggggcagcaccacGGTGGGGGTCTGTTAGAGCGAAGGAGAAATCACAGCCCCAGGGGTCAAACATGCCGGGAGCTGCCTGCCCGCAGTCCCTcgcctgctgccagctctgggcaggggagggcagccGGGAGGGGACACTTGGACAAGGCGGGAGAGCTGCTGTGGGGACAGGTACTGCTGAATCCAGAGGATGTACCAGCTGCTCTCGACGGTCCTGTCCTGAGGCccgggcagctccagccctttTGTGCCTGCTGCGCAGAAATCTGCCAGAGATGGCCCAGCTGCAGATCATTCCCTGGCCCAGCATTTACAACACCTTCTCCAGGTCAACTCTGACAGCCCAGCACTCCCTTTCCTGCAGGTTTCTTTGCTCTGCAAGCAGTTCAGGGGCATCTGTGCTGCAAAATGGGGTGCAAGTTGGGATGGGCTCCACCATGAGACTGCATGGGGGACATGGGGCACAAACAAGTGTGGAGCCAGGTATCAAGTCTTAAGACGCAAGTCAGGactcaacaaggccaagtggtTCACCACCCAGATCTGAGCTGAAGGAATGACAGTCCAGCCAAGAGGCAAGGGAAGAGTTCAGCTTCCCAGTTGCCCGCTGGAAGGTCACTCAGCCATCAGGCTTCTCGTGTGCTTACAGAAGTGGACAAAAGCCAAACCCAGCTGCTTCCATGGAGCCTGGCAGGTTGACTCTGCTGGACCCCATGAACCACAGGCTTTTCCTTCACTACCTGCTGCTCAGAAGGCACCCAGAAGGTCAGAAGACCCTCATGGTGCCATGAGCAAAGCATCAAGCCTGGTCCACAACTGGATGTGCTTAGATGGGACCTGGTATCCCGGTCCTCTGTGGTCTTTTTGAGAGCATGAACCCTGTGTCTGTTCCCTTTCTCTCAGTGAAGCTGGGAGAAGCCCTGGGAAGAGAGGTGAGCCATGCAGACCATCAGACCCAATGGCTGGGCCCTGTTCCTAACCCAATTCTGTAGTTTACCCCCTCCATCAGCCGCTTCAGGGCAGccgtcccctcctcctgctctcgGCGGTTCTTTGCAATATGAGGAGTGCAGTTGTGGTTATTTCTAGCTGATGTTGCTGAAGCACCTACTGTATTAAGGGATGTACATCCTGCCATGACCTttccctgcagctctttgataGCTGATGGTT of Grus americana isolate bGruAme1 chromosome 19, bGruAme1.mat, whole genome shotgun sequence contains these proteins:
- the LOC129215305 gene encoding C-C motif chemokine 4-like, which produces MKISAAVFALLLIAASCSQTFSGPVGSDLPICCFSYIRHKLPQKLILRSYSTSTSCTLPAIVFITKKGRQVCANPSDTWVQSYLQNLKQN